The Symbiobacterium terraclitae genomic sequence TCATCTCCTCGGCGCCCTTGATGTAGTACATCTGATAGGCGTACTCCGAGGCGAGCAGCGGATCGAGGACGGACTTCCAGGACCAGACGAAGTCCTCAGCGGTGATCGGGTCGCCGTTGGACCACTTCAGGCCGTCACGCAGGTAGAAGGTGAATACGGTGTTGTCCTCGTTCGCTTCGTACCGCTCGGCAGCACCCGGAACGGCGTTGCCGGCGTCGTCCAGCCGCATCAGGCCCTCCCACAGTGCGATCTCCACGTGGGCCTCGGGCAGGCCGGTGCTCACGCGCGGGTCGAGGGACTGCGGGTTGGTGCCGATGTTCATGCGAATGACCATCTCGTCGCCGGAACCGGAGCCGGACCGGGAACAACCGACGGCTGCCAGCATTACGATGGCCAGCAAGCCTGCCACGTAACGGCGCATAGTGTGTAAACCTCCCTCAAGTACTTCTGTGTCTCTGTGTAGGCGGACCGGGACCGTGGGTCTGGCGGTTGCCTGCCTGGCGAGTCTCCGCTCAGCCACCTCCTCGATGAGATCTCGGCGCGGACAGGTCACCGTCAGCAAGGAAAGTTTCCACAAGTGCCGCACCGGACTGAGGCTCAGACTCGGCGCTTCAGCTGTGGAAAACACCAAAGGACATTTCGATCCGTACGGTTAGATATCCTCCGCTCTGTTTGATGTCAGAATAGAAATACGAATCGGGGCTCCAGCGACGCACGACAAAAGGCAGACCGCCTATTCGTCGGTCTGCCCGGATTGTGGGGGACGGCGTGCCAGACGTTCTGTGAGGTAGGCCAGCCGGGCCGCTCCCAGGCTAACCAGGGCGGCGACGGCCAGCAGTGCGACGACGATGCCGAAGAGAGGCAGGGCAGACGCCAGAGCCTCCCAGGGGGAGACCCCGAAGGACCGGTTGATCCACCAGAACCCGACGCCGGCAGCGATGACCCCCATCACGGCTGCCGTCATCCCCATCTGTCTATGGACCCGCGCTCTCAGCTCGCGCTCAGCCTCGTTCAGTTGTTCCTCTCGCATGGATGCGATCCGAGCCTCCCCTTGCCGGCCTAGATGGCCTCGACGGCCCGGACCTCAGGCACCTGCTGCCGAATCGCCCGCTCGATGCCCATCTTCAGGGTCATGGTCGACATCGGGCAGCCGCCGCACGCGCCCATCATCCGCACCCGTGCGACGCCATCCTCGACGGAAATCAGCTCGACCTCACCGCCGTCCATCCGAATCGCGGGGCGAATCAGGTCCAGCGCCCGCTC encodes the following:
- a CDS encoding NifU family protein codes for the protein MTEETLFARVERALDLIRPAIRMDGGEVELISVEDGVARVRMMGACGGCPMSTMTLKMGIERAIRQQVPEVRAVEAI